In Haliscomenobacter hydrossis DSM 1100, the DNA window TTATTAGTTGTAAGGAGTTTGCCACCTGCGGTGGCTGGAGTTCGGACTCCTGAAATATCTTGCGAGCATGTAGCATCTTGATAAAGCGAACGAATAAACCTCCACCAATGGGGCCTCTGAGTCCTCTCTGCACCGCAGGTGCCTCTAAAAAACTCCGTGCAACTCCGCGTGTACTCCGTTCACTCTGCGGTAAAAAAAACTACGGTTGAATTGAATGTGAGTGATAAAAGTAAAAAAGCCAAGCGATTTTACCTCGCTTGGCTTTTAATCCGTATTGACTGTTTTTCTTATCTAATCAAACCCACATCTCCCCGGTAAAGCAACTTCACATCATCGAGGAATTCGACTTCGATCAGGTAGACGTACACGCCCTGGTTGGCCACTTTTGAGGCCAAAAGCCCGTCCCAGAGAATGGTTCCACCCAAACAATCGGGGATAATTCCATTGGCTTCCATGATGAGGTTGCCCCAACGGTCGAAGACCCGGGCATAATTGATGGCTTTGACTCCTTTGCAACCATAAGCGCGGAATTCATCGTTGCGCCCATCTCCGTTGGGAGAGAAAGCATTGGGGATGAAAAAATTGCGGTTGCGGTCGAGTTCTACAAAGAGTTTACCCTCGGCTTTACAACCACTGCTATCCGTTACGGTCAGGATGAACTCGGTATCGTCCAACAAATCGCGCTCAGTACGAGTACCGGTCAACACAAACGGACTTTCAATTTTGTCGTCAGACAAGCCCCTCGCTGGCAACCACAGGTAATCCGTAATGGGTTTGGTGCTGGTGACAATCGGCGTCACTTGCAGGCTATCACCCAGTTCGACCACCACCTGATTGGGGTTAAAATCAACCGACAACTGGTCGGGCTGATTCACCACAATGGTATCGATGAACTGGCAACCCAGTTGGTCTTCGATGGCAATCACGTGTTGTCCGGCAAAAATATTGGCGGCCTGGTTGAGCGGGAAACTGATGCCGTTGTTGTCTACGGTGAAGGTATAATCCGCCAGCAGTGATCCATTACCGCCGTAGGCCGTATCCACCGTTACAGTAGTAGCATCGCCAAAGCAACGTGGTTCGGCTACCGGGTTGACGAGGCCAACCACGGGCGGCGGAGACACCACGGTATAACTCACCGAGTCGGTACAATTTTTGGTATCGGTTACGGTCACTGAGTAAGTTCCCGGAGGCAGGTTTTCCGCAAAAGGGGAAGCAGGGCGCGATACATTGCCGGACCAGGTGAAGGGATTTTCCCCAAGTGGGTTAATGCCTTCGTCCGTATTGACCAACACGCCAAAGCGACCATCCAGGGTATTGCTGCAACTTGCGGGCCGGGAGAAGTTTTGATCCACTTCCACCCGGAGTTCGACAGGTTCCAGAATTTCAATGTCCTGATTTTTCATACAATTGCGGCTGTCGGTAACGACGACCTGATAAATTCCAGCCTGCAAGTTGCTCAAGCTATCCTGGGTTGAGCCCGTTCCTGTCCAATTGATTGTAAAGGGCGGGGTACCTCCACCCGGGGTGAGTTTGACTTTACCATTGTCTAGTCCGAAGCAGGTTACAGCATCGATCACGGCCAAAATTTGAATGGCCGGCGGACTGGTAATCAGCACGGAATCAGCAGCAGCACAAGAGTTGGAATCGACTACCACCACTACGTTCATCCCGGCGGGCAACATGGTAGCGGTAGATGTCGCTACTCCCGCAAAGATTTCCTGACTGCGTTGCCAGGTAAACTCAAACAGGCCAGTATTGCCATTGCTAAAGCTGGCTACTGCGGTGGCACGGCCATCGGTACTGCCTTCAAAACAAGCTACGCCGGTACTGTCGGTAAAATTGATCAAAATTCTTGGTGGATCTTGCAACACCGCCTGGCTTACCGTCGGAGGACAACTATTGGCATCAAAAATGGTGACCTCGTAATTGCCCGCGGCTAAGGCTGGGCGCAATTGGAAGCTCGACGTATCGTTGCCTTGATCTTTCCACAAAAACTTGTATGGGGCCGTACCGCCAATCACATTGATGGTCAAAGAACCATTGGCGTCTCCCGGACAACGTGGCGCAACACTGATGATGCTGTCGACCTGAATGGGGCCAGGTGAAATCACCTGAGCAGTATCCACCGAGCTACAAAAATCACTACCTGTTACCGTTACGATGTAGCGGCCCGCAGGTAGATTGGTGATGTTGGCGCCAGTGGCTTGGTTGTCCCAGGTAAAGGAAGTGATGGTGGTATTGGGTGCGGGCGTGGCACTTACCGACAAACGCCCGTTTTGGTCCCCAAAACAACGCAGGGTGAAATCGTTGAGCTGCGTGATTTGTGGGGGCGTAGGAGCGCCGACGTTTACCGTAAAATTGGTGTCGCAAAGGTTGCTGTCAAGCACAGTAACGATGTACATGCCCGAGCGCAGCGCCGAGGCTAGTGAGTCAGTTTGGGTGGTCAATAACGTCGTATCCAAGCGCCACTCGTAGGCGTAGGGTTTGATCCCACCACTGACCCGGATCGAGGCAAAGCCGTCTTGTCCAGGGTTACAGGTTTCGTTTTGCAGGCGGTTGAGTGCCACGGATAGTGCGGCGGGTTGGGTGACGATTACCGTGTCGGTAACGCGGCAACCAGCGGGGTCTTGATCCTGCATGGTTACGATATAGGTACCAACTGGTACATTCTGGAGTGTACTATTGGTAGGGGTATTTACTGGAGTAGTAGAAGTTCCTGTCCAAGTGAATGTAAATGGCAACTGGTTTTGTGCATTAATCGTATTTCCTGTAGCAATAATTTCCCCATTTGACAAACCAAAACAGGTCACATTGCTTATCGAGGTGTCAATGACCAGTTTTTTGAAGGGTTCAACCGGGAAAGTGAAAGTTTTAACACACTGCTTACTGTCAGTAATGGTCACGGTATAATTCCCTTCTGAAAGGTTCGTTATGTTTGAATTGGTCGCGGTGTCACTTCGACTTGGCCATTGAAAAAAGTATCTTCCCCCACTAAATGGCAAGCCTCCGGTTACATTCAATTGAATTGCCCCATTTGAAACACCTGAACAGGTGTTTTGTGTAATCGTAGGAACTGGCCTGATGACAGACGGGGCACTTAAGGCGGAAGTACCAACGACCACACAACCTTTAGCATTGGTTACCGTCACAGAATAATTGCCGGAGCGCAAAGAATCAACCTTCGACGAATTTTCACCCGGAATATTCCATTGAAAGGTGTAAAACGAATCGGGATTCACAACGGGAATGGCGTCAATAATCACCACAGCCACCAATGATCCATCCTGGGAATCATTGCAGGATAAATCTTTAGCCCCTTCAATACGTATGATGTAATCTTCAGGTGCTATAAATTCAATGGTATCAACTTTGGTGTTGCGATTAGGAAGGCTGTTGTCTTGAATTCTAACAACATATTTCCCAACCGACAAATCTTCCCATCT includes these proteins:
- a CDS encoding gliding motility-associated C-terminal domain-containing protein, whose translation is MSRFFGYLILLLLPVAALQGQNINTIKFDPRGKSGQLRRACNNEAGTVSIGPIQGQSNTSGGGTIYLCFGDSIRITHNGDFVIDDPNPITNSGIVYLVTTCAPSTEFTGPDTSDILKQPCLFPDASVTIGNTVIPKGLFWTVSGQRNGNITYRNDGRFIQAFGKGAPVALYFAPITIDNFAGDRYEANGCVNLNADAAYRIAFLKPIDTARVRTRVNNAGCTGSFIVGGGVPEFDPNERFTITIVKEDNPNVLGVAKAASTNNNTAGHLDSVSFFVPEPGRYIVTITDGRNCNKSFAVDMGGCQAVGFQLPFLNAKTGDEICVNLTTSNFNRVGVFEMNVRWDTKVLELLRTQNYNPLLGGFGSSNLGETSDKLGLAISWSDPSLQGVNLPDSATIFTLCFRVIGALGSSSPLSFEGSRNPAETVGNTEPASLGYIFRDGQVNVSDDVLFTSIRQEGLLCSGETNGVIEVIADKGTAPYSVQLQKIAPTTQNFQSELIAIPGGKFRWEDLSVGKYVVRIQDNSLPNRNTKVDTIEFIAPEDYIIRIEGAKDLSCNDSQDGSLVAVVIIDAIPVVNPDSFYTFQWNIPGENSSKVDSLRSGNYSVTVTNAKGCVVVGTSALSAPSVIRPVPTITQNTCSGVSNGAIQLNVTGGLPFSGGRYFFQWPSRSDTATNSNITNLSEGNYTVTITDSKQCVKTFTFPVEPFKKLVIDTSISNVTCFGLSNGEIIATGNTINAQNQLPFTFTWTGTSTTPVNTPTNSTLQNVPVGTYIVTMQDQDPAGCRVTDTVIVTQPAALSVALNRLQNETCNPGQDGFASIRVSGGIKPYAYEWRLDTTLLTTQTDSLASALRSGMYIVTVLDSNLCDTNFTVNVGAPTPPQITQLNDFTLRCFGDQNGRLSVSATPAPNTTITSFTWDNQATGANITNLPAGRYIVTVTGSDFCSSVDTAQVISPGPIQVDSIISVAPRCPGDANGSLTINVIGGTAPYKFLWKDQGNDTSSFQLRPALAAGNYEVTIFDANSCPPTVSQAVLQDPPRILINFTDSTGVACFEGSTDGRATAVASFSNGNTGLFEFTWQRSQEIFAGVATSTATMLPAGMNVVVVVDSNSCAAADSVLITSPPAIQILAVIDAVTCFGLDNGKVKLTPGGGTPPFTINWTGTGSTQDSLSNLQAGIYQVVVTDSRNCMKNQDIEILEPVELRVEVDQNFSRPASCSNTLDGRFGVLVNTDEGINPLGENPFTWSGNVSRPASPFAENLPPGTYSVTVTDTKNCTDSVSYTVVSPPPVVGLVNPVAEPRCFGDATTVTVDTAYGGNGSLLADYTFTVDNNGISFPLNQAANIFAGQHVIAIEDQLGCQFIDTIVVNQPDQLSVDFNPNQVVVELGDSLQVTPIVTSTKPITDYLWLPARGLSDDKIESPFVLTGTRTERDLLDDTEFILTVTDSSGCKAEGKLFVELDRNRNFFIPNAFSPNGDGRNDEFRAYGCKGVKAINYARVFDRWGNLIMEANGIIPDCLGGTILWDGLLASKVANQGVYVYLIEVEFLDDVKLLYRGDVGLIR